The following are encoded in a window of Pseudomonas graminis genomic DNA:
- a CDS encoding type VI secretion protein, with translation MFARHRQAVLLTLVLLCGLSGCSGNYSFNDNTYRPLGDPQAVNRGN, from the coding sequence ATGTTTGCTCGTCACCGGCAAGCCGTTCTGCTGACCCTTGTTCTTCTCTGTGGCCTGTCGGGTTGCAGCGGCAATTACTCGTTCAACGACAACACCTATCGCCCTCTGGGTGATCCGCAGGCGGTCAACCGCGGTAACTGA
- the tagH gene encoding type VI secretion system-associated FHA domain protein TagH encodes MELVFEMQSARQFVPADLCQKTFRQAGGVIGRGADCDWVIPDHNRHVSHHHVTISYCDGGYFLTDTSSNGVLSGESGARLPKGQAVRIEHGSRYVLGDFDLRARLMGDPACVDGVVGRAQAAGSIIPDDSFLDLDPLTALDQQERVHSYIDELISPGAVIKDGQQRADYARVDMDSLRVPELVADPAAQPAAPAAPTSAAFEVERQNDDFWTRFAEALGIEFDELDQDAREALALNAGRLLRQCVGGLQQNLHTRSELKNELRLSQTSVPGAQRNPLKSAVDAGEALSALLRPGKPGQLPAEVAVTRAFHDVQAHQVALLAASRAAIRATLEHFSPEQLTLRFERDNPPLLVTSGSRWRAFGRYHQALRQDNDWSERLLARDFAHAYEEQIRLISTLHTDHRG; translated from the coding sequence ATGGAACTGGTTTTTGAAATGCAGAGTGCCCGGCAATTCGTGCCGGCGGACCTGTGCCAGAAGACCTTCAGGCAGGCGGGTGGCGTGATCGGACGTGGCGCCGACTGTGATTGGGTCATTCCCGACCACAATCGGCACGTGTCCCACCACCACGTCACGATCAGCTACTGCGATGGCGGCTATTTTCTCACCGACACCAGCAGCAACGGCGTACTGAGTGGGGAGAGCGGGGCGCGGCTGCCCAAGGGCCAGGCCGTGCGCATCGAGCACGGTAGCCGGTATGTACTGGGCGATTTCGACCTGCGTGCGCGACTCATGGGGGACCCGGCCTGCGTTGACGGTGTCGTGGGCCGTGCGCAGGCGGCCGGCAGCATCATCCCGGACGACTCGTTTCTGGACCTCGACCCGCTGACTGCGCTCGACCAGCAGGAGCGCGTCCACTCGTACATCGACGAGCTGATTTCGCCAGGTGCCGTCATCAAGGACGGCCAACAACGCGCTGACTATGCCCGGGTGGATATGGACAGCCTGCGCGTACCCGAGCTGGTTGCAGATCCAGCAGCACAACCCGCGGCGCCTGCAGCACCCACGTCCGCAGCGTTTGAAGTCGAGCGCCAGAACGATGATTTCTGGACCCGGTTTGCCGAAGCGCTGGGCATCGAATTCGATGAGCTTGACCAGGATGCCCGGGAAGCGCTGGCGCTCAATGCCGGTCGTTTACTCAGGCAGTGTGTCGGCGGGCTCCAGCAAAACCTGCACACGCGGAGCGAGCTGAAAAATGAATTGCGACTTTCCCAGACCAGCGTGCCGGGCGCTCAGCGCAACCCGCTGAAATCAGCTGTCGATGCCGGCGAAGCGCTGTCGGCGTTGTTGCGACCTGGCAAGCCCGGGCAGTTACCGGCTGAGGTCGCGGTCACTCGAGCATTCCATGACGTGCAGGCGCACCAGGTGGCCCTGCTGGCCGCCAGTCGCGCAGCCATTCGCGCGACGCTGGAGCATTTTTCTCCGGAGCAACTCACCCTGCGGTTCGAGCGCGACAACCCGCCACTGCTCGTAACCTCCGGCAGTCGCTGGAGAGCATTTGGCCGTTATCACCAGGCGTTGCGTCAGGACAATGACTGGAGCGAGCGCCTGCTGGCGCGAGACTTCGCCCACGCCTATGAAGAGCAAATTCGTCTGATTTCCACCCTCCACACGGATCACCGGGGATGA
- the tssJ gene encoding type VI secretion system lipoprotein TssJ yields the protein MFRRSTVFPHTLTALMALLMLAGCSTFSPFSHLTKLNLRLTASDQLNPDLNGRPSPIVVRLYELKHAVAFENADFFSLYERAKESLAPDMVATEELELRPGETVELKLSVQKGSRYVGVVAAYRDLSQSSWRSTLYLAPQTATEVDLTLDDSGIHPSRQELAEAVDQP from the coding sequence ATGTTTCGCCGCTCAACTGTATTTCCACACACGCTGACTGCGTTGATGGCCCTGCTGATGCTGGCAGGTTGTTCGACGTTTTCGCCGTTTTCACACCTGACCAAACTCAATCTCAGGCTCACGGCCAGTGATCAGCTGAATCCCGATCTGAATGGCCGTCCGTCACCGATTGTGGTGCGGCTGTACGAACTCAAGCATGCGGTAGCCTTCGAGAATGCTGACTTTTTCAGCCTGTATGAACGGGCCAAAGAGTCCCTGGCCCCGGACATGGTCGCCACCGAGGAGCTTGAGCTGCGTCCGGGCGAAACAGTCGAGCTCAAGCTCAGTGTGCAGAAGGGCAGTCGCTACGTCGGCGTGGTCGCAGCGTACCGCGACCTGTCACAAAGCTCGTGGCGCTCCACGCTTTACCTCGCGCCGCAAACCGCTACCGAAGTGGACCTGACCCTTGACGACAGCGGCATTCACCCCTCACGCCAAGAGCTCGCCGAGGCGGTTGACCAGCCATGA
- the tssK gene encoding type VI secretion system baseplate subunit TssK, translating to MNADKVIWQEGMLLRPQHFQHNDRYYDHQLKMRTRLMGGYAWGFLTLEIDLQFLNMGKLVISHASGIFPDGSLFELIGNTESLALDIPPNTCNTPVYLALPLVTGNLVEARRPEQSDVLARYTAYEAQVADSNAGDDAACQVSCGRPDFRLLLGEQQSDHAYVKLKICEVLDTSPDGVVSLAPDFIPTYLQSHASSYLLSCLKEVISMLSHRGDSIAERIRSSGTVAGTEVGDFMMLQLINRAELLLRHYLGLEHVHPEELYRALLTLLADLATFSSDSKRPRLDSRYRHSNQGECFRKVMEALRHMLSMVLEQHAIELVLQPRQYGITVSPLHDRTLLGSASFVVAASAHCDAEELRHRLPAHFKVAPVERIRQLVNLHLPGIKLTPLPVAPRQIAFHSKKTYFVLELSSEDLEQLERSGGFAFHVSGEFAELELNFWAIRN from the coding sequence ATGAATGCCGACAAAGTCATCTGGCAGGAGGGCATGTTGCTGCGCCCTCAGCATTTCCAACACAACGACCGCTATTACGACCACCAGCTGAAAATGCGCACTCGGTTAATGGGTGGCTACGCCTGGGGATTCCTTACGCTGGAGATCGACCTGCAGTTTCTCAACATGGGCAAACTGGTGATTAGCCATGCTTCCGGTATCTTCCCGGACGGCAGCCTGTTCGAACTGATCGGCAATACGGAGTCGTTGGCGCTCGACATACCGCCCAATACCTGCAACACGCCTGTTTACCTGGCGTTGCCGTTGGTCACTGGCAATCTGGTGGAGGCGCGGCGACCGGAACAGTCCGACGTGCTGGCCCGTTACACCGCCTATGAAGCGCAAGTCGCCGATTCAAACGCGGGCGATGACGCAGCGTGTCAGGTCAGTTGCGGTCGTCCGGATTTCAGATTGCTGCTGGGCGAACAGCAGAGCGATCACGCGTACGTGAAGCTGAAAATCTGCGAGGTGCTCGACACTAGCCCTGACGGCGTGGTCAGCCTTGCTCCGGATTTCATACCGACCTACCTCCAGTCCCACGCTTCCAGCTATCTGCTTTCGTGCCTGAAGGAAGTCATCAGCATGCTCAGTCACCGGGGCGACAGCATTGCGGAGCGTATTCGCTCGAGTGGCACGGTAGCCGGCACGGAAGTGGGCGATTTCATGATGCTTCAGCTGATCAATCGTGCCGAATTGCTGCTGCGTCACTACCTCGGCCTCGAGCATGTGCATCCGGAAGAACTCTATCGCGCGCTGCTGACGCTGCTGGCTGATCTGGCGACCTTCTCGAGTGACAGCAAGCGCCCGCGGCTGGACAGCCGCTATCGGCACAGCAATCAAGGGGAGTGCTTTCGCAAGGTGATGGAAGCGCTTCGGCACATGCTGTCGATGGTGCTGGAACAACACGCCATTGAGCTGGTGCTGCAGCCGCGCCAATACGGCATCACGGTCTCGCCGCTGCACGATCGCACGCTGCTGGGTTCGGCGTCTTTTGTAGTGGCGGCGAGTGCCCATTGTGACGCCGAGGAACTGCGCCATCGTCTGCCCGCGCACTTCAAGGTTGCACCGGTGGAACGAATCCGCCAGTTGGTGAACCTGCACCTGCCCGGAATCAAACTCACCCCGTTACCCGTGGCCCCGCGGCAGATTGCGTTCCATTCGAAAAAAACCTACTTCGTCCTCGAGCTCAGCTCCGAAGACCTGGAGCAGCTCGAGCGTTCCGGCGGTTTCGCGTTCCATGTGTCCGGTGAGTTCGCCGAGCTTGAGCTCAATTTCTGGGCCATCAGGAACTGA
- the icmH gene encoding type IVB secretion system protein IcmH/DotU: MIKNNDYRQDDKTVLVSRHGHGPASRPMTDSTPPPRFEQLEERMVYAARLQPAQTFNVGMNPLVAAASELLSEVVRLKSGDIPQDMSALHGHLAHVLKTFEARALHNGAESSQVAGARYVLCTALDEAVVTSGWGNESEWSQMSLLSRFHQETFGGEKFFQLLDRLSKNPVKHLPMLELMYLCLSLGFEGRYRVQTRGVQELENIRDAVYRQIRQLRGDAPRELSPHWEGLSNQRRSLVRIVPTWMVVGFTLVCLVVMYSGFAWVLREHRNAVLQPYQPSDQLAVHPRSQPQPQP, from the coding sequence ATGATCAAGAATAACGACTACCGCCAGGACGACAAAACCGTCCTGGTCAGCCGGCACGGCCATGGCCCGGCGTCCAGGCCGATGACGGATTCCACGCCGCCGCCGCGCTTCGAGCAACTGGAAGAACGCATGGTCTACGCCGCGCGCCTGCAACCGGCGCAGACGTTCAATGTCGGCATGAACCCGCTGGTGGCAGCTGCATCGGAGTTGCTGTCCGAAGTGGTCCGGCTCAAGAGCGGTGATATCCCCCAGGACATGAGCGCGCTCCATGGGCATCTGGCGCACGTGCTGAAAACCTTTGAAGCGCGCGCGCTGCACAATGGCGCCGAGAGCAGTCAGGTCGCTGGCGCCCGCTATGTGCTCTGTACTGCGCTGGATGAGGCCGTGGTAACAAGCGGCTGGGGCAATGAAAGCGAGTGGTCGCAGATGAGCCTGCTGAGCCGGTTTCACCAGGAAACCTTCGGTGGTGAGAAATTCTTTCAGCTGCTGGATCGGCTCTCGAAAAACCCGGTCAAGCACCTGCCGATGCTGGAGCTGATGTACCTATGCCTGTCTCTGGGGTTCGAGGGCCGCTACCGGGTGCAGACCCGTGGGGTGCAGGAACTCGAAAACATTCGCGACGCGGTTTACCGGCAAATTCGCCAGCTGCGGGGTGATGCGCCTCGCGAGCTGTCACCCCATTGGGAAGGCCTGAGCAATCAGCGCCGCAGCCTTGTTCGCATCGTGCCCACCTGGATGGTGGTGGGCTTCACCCTGGTCTGTCTGGTTGTGATGTATTCGGGCTTCGCCTGGGTGCTGCGTGAGCACCGCAATGCCGTTCTGCAGCCCTATCAGCCGTCTGATCAGCTTGCCGTTCACCCCCGATCGCAGCCCCAGCCCCAGCCGTAA
- the tssM gene encoding type VI secretion system membrane subunit TssM, which translates to MKNLFKKTGALLRQTWVWTLLLVLLVALMIWFFGPALAVDDRKFWEGSTSRLLTISSLFLLWGLAMVYVSWRAGERKTAVEGSEEGQARILRDDQIDEEQAELTTRFKDALKTLKTSSLYRGRSEHWRTELPWYLLIGPEGSGKTSLLDFSGLEFPLNSVERKLTRDTRGTRHCDWYFANNAVLVDTAGRYLTQPSADIDRSAWCTLLGLLGKYRRKRPLNGVLVTLPVDTLLHASDPELETLAGQVRARLQELRQKLHLEVPVYLVLSKADSLAGFDVFFDQLTREESDQVLGTSFRKGQSGTDADVLRNEFAELLVRLNSQVITRIHQERDASRRGSILDFPHQLSRIGERVCVFVELAFTGNRYQSASQLRGFYLTSAAHLDQDMHVSVVGKGMGSGLSTDTRPTLGSGRSRFINHLLSRVIFPEADLAGLDMRERRRIHWAQRALYVGALASLALFGTLWAVSFSGNYERLDSVSALARIRAEQRSANTAPNDLLATLKALDTRYAATQVFSDKGGVGYQVRGGLYQGEVVSPVVATAYERELERLLLPQVAMMLEGQIAANLENREGLLKSLRAYLMLGLKDRRDAAWLKERVAADWSELYPGNFAVQNSLNSHFERLLKLPFVHGLNDQRVAQARQVLRGESLANVIYRMLREQADALPDYSFDQHLGPKAGLFVGADYVIPGFYTRHGYEQYFSVQGSRVVTDILRDNWVLGEGTDLSDMDMRRLMVELEQLYFRDYADCWGEAVSAVELPGPFDFADSAEQLASLTSAHSPVINLLREVRENTRLTPVVALTNAVDTTAQLAETGAKAAKLAIAASGKASAALSASVPVTARKSLQNRFDPLHRLLDDKDGPAADLTPVLAALNELQMQMASLGRASSPEQAAFDMAKSRMGGQRDALSSVRGASSRLPPPVSAWFNTLAEDAWRLVLRDAYQHVNQHYQSEVYGFYARAISKRYPFKADSASDVALSDFREFFKVQGVADRFFDGFLRPFVGGEKGSHRLRSIDGQSLPISRAYLEQMNAARIIRQGFFADNPGEPQVQFKLEPHTLDPSVSRSEFKLGDKTLEYRHGPIVPVSFKWPTDAEAGRTSLVLDRMVGRPLGIEESTGPWSLFRLLDSLQREELTGRDVLVLKADVGGLRASYLLTSQRSPNPFDMTVLRSFRMPAQL; encoded by the coding sequence ATGAAAAACCTTTTCAAGAAAACCGGCGCGCTTTTGCGTCAGACGTGGGTGTGGACGCTGCTGTTGGTATTGCTCGTGGCGCTGATGATCTGGTTCTTCGGGCCGGCCCTGGCGGTTGACGACCGAAAGTTCTGGGAGGGTTCAACCTCTCGGCTGTTGACCATCAGTTCGCTGTTCCTGCTCTGGGGCCTTGCGATGGTCTATGTCAGCTGGCGCGCCGGGGAGCGCAAGACGGCGGTCGAAGGCAGTGAAGAGGGTCAGGCACGCATCCTGCGCGACGATCAGATCGATGAGGAGCAGGCTGAACTGACGACGCGTTTCAAGGACGCGCTGAAAACCCTGAAGACCTCGAGCCTGTATCGCGGCCGCAGTGAGCACTGGCGCACCGAGCTGCCGTGGTACCTGCTGATCGGGCCCGAAGGCAGCGGCAAGACCAGCCTGCTGGACTTTTCAGGGCTCGAGTTTCCGCTGAACAGCGTCGAGCGCAAGCTCACCCGAGACACCCGGGGCACTCGCCACTGCGATTGGTATTTTGCCAACAACGCCGTACTCGTCGACACCGCAGGGCGGTACCTGACCCAGCCGAGCGCCGACATCGACCGCAGCGCCTGGTGCACGTTGCTGGGCCTGCTGGGCAAATATCGCCGCAAACGTCCTCTGAACGGTGTACTCGTCACCCTCCCGGTCGACACGCTGCTCCACGCCAGTGACCCCGAACTCGAGACCCTCGCCGGACAGGTGCGTGCGCGTTTGCAGGAGCTGCGTCAAAAGCTGCACCTGGAGGTGCCGGTCTATCTGGTGCTGAGCAAGGCCGACAGCCTTGCGGGCTTCGACGTGTTTTTCGATCAACTGACCCGTGAGGAAAGCGATCAGGTCCTGGGTACCAGTTTCCGGAAAGGCCAGAGCGGCACCGATGCCGACGTACTGCGCAACGAGTTCGCCGAACTGTTGGTTCGGTTGAACAGTCAGGTCATCACTCGCATTCATCAAGAGCGTGATGCTTCGCGCCGTGGCAGCATTCTGGATTTCCCTCATCAACTCAGTCGCATCGGCGAGCGCGTATGCGTGTTCGTAGAACTGGCGTTCACAGGCAATCGCTATCAGTCGGCCAGCCAGCTGCGGGGCTTCTACCTCACCAGCGCAGCGCACCTTGATCAGGACATGCACGTGTCCGTTGTCGGCAAGGGTATGGGGTCGGGTCTCAGCACAGATACGCGGCCGACATTGGGCAGCGGGCGATCCCGATTCATCAACCACCTGCTCAGCAGAGTCATCTTTCCGGAGGCGGACCTTGCAGGCCTGGACATGCGCGAGCGCCGCCGTATCCATTGGGCACAGCGCGCGCTGTATGTGGGGGCGTTGGCGTCGCTGGCGTTGTTCGGCACGCTCTGGGCCGTGAGCTTTTCCGGCAACTATGAAAGGCTCGACAGTGTGAGTGCGCTTGCCAGAATCCGGGCCGAGCAACGGTCGGCGAACACGGCCCCGAATGACCTGCTCGCAACGCTGAAAGCTTTGGATACCCGCTATGCGGCGACGCAGGTCTTCTCCGACAAAGGGGGCGTTGGTTACCAGGTGCGTGGTGGCCTTTATCAAGGTGAGGTGGTCAGTCCAGTCGTCGCAACTGCCTACGAGCGCGAGCTGGAACGGCTGCTCTTGCCCCAGGTGGCGATGATGCTGGAGGGACAGATTGCCGCCAACCTGGAGAACCGCGAAGGTTTGCTCAAAAGCCTGCGGGCCTATTTGATGCTGGGCTTGAAAGACCGGCGCGATGCGGCCTGGCTCAAGGAGCGGGTCGCCGCTGACTGGTCTGAGCTGTACCCCGGCAACTTCGCCGTGCAAAACAGTCTGAACAGCCACTTCGAACGATTACTGAAGCTGCCCTTCGTCCACGGCCTCAATGATCAACGCGTGGCACAGGCACGGCAGGTGCTGCGCGGTGAGTCTCTGGCGAACGTCATCTACCGGATGCTGCGTGAGCAGGCGGATGCCTTGCCGGACTACAGTTTTGACCAGCACCTCGGCCCGAAGGCGGGGCTGTTCGTCGGTGCCGATTATGTGATACCGGGGTTCTACACCCGACACGGCTACGAGCAGTATTTCTCGGTGCAAGGCTCCCGGGTGGTGACCGATATCCTGCGGGACAATTGGGTACTGGGCGAAGGCACTGACCTCAGCGACATGGACATGCGGCGCCTGATGGTCGAACTGGAACAGCTCTATTTTCGCGATTACGCCGATTGCTGGGGCGAAGCGGTCAGCGCGGTCGAGCTGCCCGGGCCTTTCGATTTTGCCGACAGTGCGGAACAGCTGGCCAGCCTGACGTCGGCTCATTCTCCAGTAATCAACCTGCTTAGGGAGGTTCGAGAGAACACCCGTTTAACGCCTGTTGTTGCGCTGACAAACGCTGTCGATACCACCGCGCAGCTCGCGGAAACGGGCGCGAAGGCGGCCAAACTGGCAATCGCCGCATCCGGTAAAGCCTCTGCAGCGCTGAGTGCATCGGTACCGGTTACCGCACGCAAATCACTGCAGAACCGTTTCGATCCATTGCACCGCCTGCTTGACGACAAGGACGGCCCGGCCGCAGATCTGACCCCCGTTCTGGCCGCACTCAACGAGCTGCAAATGCAGATGGCCAGCCTCGGTCGAGCCAGTTCCCCCGAGCAGGCGGCATTTGACATGGCCAAGTCACGCATGGGCGGCCAGCGTGATGCCTTGAGCAGTGTGCGCGGTGCATCCTCTCGCCTGCCGCCTCCGGTAAGCGCGTGGTTCAACACCCTGGCCGAGGACGCATGGCGGCTGGTCCTTCGCGACGCCTATCAGCACGTGAACCAGCACTACCAGAGTGAGGTGTACGGTTTTTACGCCAGGGCGATCAGCAAGCGCTACCCGTTCAAAGCCGACAGTGCCAGCGATGTCGCGCTCAGTGATTTTCGCGAGTTCTTCAAGGTTCAGGGTGTTGCCGACCGCTTCTTCGACGGATTCCTACGGCCGTTCGTGGGTGGCGAGAAGGGCAGTCATCGTCTGCGCAGTATCGACGGACAAAGCCTGCCGATCTCCCGGGCGTACCTCGAGCAGATGAATGCGGCCCGGATCATCCGGCAGGGGTTTTTCGCGGACAATCCGGGCGAGCCTCAAGTGCAGTTCAAGCTCGAGCCTCACACCTTGGACCCGTCGGTCAGTCGTTCCGAATTCAAGCTGGGTGACAAAACCCTCGAATATCGGCATGGCCCGATCGTTCCGGTGTCCTTCAAGTGGCCCACGGACGCCGAGGCCGGTCGAACAAGTCTGGTGCTCGACAGAATGGTTGGCCGACCTTTGGGCATCGAAGAAAGCACGGGGCCGTGGTCGCTGTTCCGTTTGCTGGATTCGCTGCAGCGGGAGGAGTTGACCGGTCGCGACGTGCTGGTGCTGAAGGCCGATGTCGGCGGGCTGCGGGCCAGCTACCTGTTGACCAGTCAGCGCTCGCCAAACCCATTCGACATGACCGTGCTGCGCAGCTTCCGCATGCCGGCACAACTGTGA
- a CDS encoding PP2C family protein-serine/threonine phosphatase, which produces MAIAGPWRSAARTHSGKVRTRNEDAFLARPEQGLWVVADGMGGHQAGDIASQMIVASLAELPVHGDFDDRLIRIRQCLHWLNRRLGQELTVSAGRHDNIIGSTVVALLAEENRAACVWAGDSRCYLWRGQRLYQLSRDHSLQQQLIDEQQMNARQAQAHPGAHALTRAVGAAEQLTLEVLELEVFSGDAFLLCSDGLYQGLSSDALGHALNHAVPETALKRLFDDALRGAARDNLTAVVIRG; this is translated from the coding sequence ATGGCGATTGCCGGCCCTTGGCGCAGCGCTGCCCGGACCCACAGCGGCAAGGTCCGGACACGCAACGAAGATGCGTTTCTGGCGCGTCCCGAGCAGGGACTGTGGGTGGTCGCCGATGGCATGGGCGGGCATCAGGCAGGTGATATCGCCAGCCAGATGATCGTCGCCAGTCTGGCGGAGCTACCCGTCCATGGAGATTTCGATGACCGGCTCATCCGCATTCGACAATGCCTGCACTGGCTGAACCGTCGATTGGGCCAGGAGCTGACTGTCAGCGCAGGCCGACACGACAACATCATCGGCAGCACCGTGGTTGCGCTCCTGGCAGAGGAAAACCGGGCGGCGTGCGTCTGGGCGGGTGATAGCCGCTGCTATTTGTGGCGCGGTCAGCGCTTGTATCAGCTGTCCCGGGACCACTCGCTGCAACAGCAATTGATCGACGAACAACAGATGAATGCTCGGCAGGCCCAGGCCCATCCCGGCGCGCACGCCTTGACCCGCGCAGTGGGCGCTGCCGAGCAACTGACGCTGGAGGTGCTGGAACTTGAGGTGTTTTCGGGCGATGCCTTCTTGCTGTGCAGCGACGGTCTGTACCAAGGGTTGAGCAGTGATGCATTGGGCCACGCGCTGAACCATGCGGTGCCGGAAACAGCGCTCAAGCGTCTGTTCGATGACGCGTTGCGCGGCGCCGCCCGGGATAACCTGACTGCCGTGGTGATTCGCGGATGA
- a CDS encoding serine/threonine-protein kinase, producing MTNPVHSNPDGQAVIDSPRDEPPADLTYFAFTPSEKPEPARVLTSAGLSAMPDILANRYRIERLLGAGGMGAVYRARDLLAEQYGDPDPYVALKVLNPDFVESPDASAVLYSEFCLTRYLRHDNVLRVHGFHVDTSCQRAFITMELMRGLTLDKMLCERPLGLPWKELREIVLPLLDALAYAHARGVVHGDIKPSNIMLSEEGVRLFDFGLGQAEEGILSGLPHLSRERFNAWTPGYAAPELLEHHSLTARTDIYAVACVIYELASGKHPFRHLTSTQARDKHLDCGLRVPACLPNPCWPALQTALAFDAGARAITAGQMRHAFTSPSSWPWGGKIRKPW from the coding sequence ATGACCAATCCCGTGCACTCGAACCCGGACGGGCAGGCAGTGATTGATTCTCCCCGCGATGAACCGCCTGCCGACCTCACCTATTTCGCCTTCACCCCCTCTGAAAAACCTGAACCGGCTCGGGTGCTCACTTCAGCCGGACTGAGCGCAATGCCCGATATTCTGGCGAATCGTTATCGCATCGAGCGCCTGCTCGGTGCCGGCGGTATGGGCGCGGTCTACCGCGCGCGCGATCTGCTGGCCGAGCAATACGGAGATCCCGATCCTTACGTCGCGCTCAAAGTCCTCAACCCAGACTTCGTCGAGTCGCCGGACGCCAGCGCGGTGCTCTACAGCGAGTTCTGCCTGACCCGATACCTGCGCCATGACAACGTGCTGCGTGTGCATGGGTTTCACGTCGACACCTCATGCCAGCGGGCCTTCATCACCATGGAACTCATGCGAGGCCTGACGCTGGACAAAATGCTCTGCGAGCGGCCGCTGGGACTGCCGTGGAAAGAACTGCGGGAGATCGTTCTGCCGCTGTTGGACGCCCTGGCCTACGCCCACGCTCGCGGCGTCGTTCACGGTGACATCAAACCCAGCAACATCATGCTCAGTGAAGAGGGCGTGCGGCTGTTCGACTTTGGGCTCGGCCAAGCCGAGGAGGGCATCCTGTCCGGTCTGCCACACCTGAGCCGCGAGCGTTTTAACGCCTGGACACCGGGTTACGCCGCACCGGAACTGCTTGAACATCACTCGCTCACGGCACGCACTGACATCTACGCCGTGGCGTGTGTGATCTACGAGCTTGCGAGCGGCAAACATCCCTTTCGCCACCTGACTTCGACCCAGGCCCGTGATAAGCATCTCGATTGCGGGTTGCGGGTGCCAGCCTGTTTACCCAACCCTTGCTGGCCGGCCTTGCAAACGGCGCTCGCTTTTGACGCCGGTGCACGCGCGATAACGGCCGGGCAGATGCGTCACGCCTTCACCTCCCCATCGTCATGGCCGTGGGGCGGAAAAATCCGCAAGCCCTGGTGA
- a CDS encoding type II toxin-antitoxin system HicB family antitoxin: protein MGIQIPDIPGAVTAGDTFEEAYNAAVEIAHICLEELVADGHPVPMPSSARAYHGHDDFVNMGWGMVEIDITPYLGKTEKVNVTLPGFVIQRIDRYVRDHNVKSRSSFLADAALEKLGRI from the coding sequence ATCGGCATACAGATTCCGGACATTCCCGGCGCGGTGACGGCTGGCGACACGTTTGAAGAGGCTTACAACGCGGCGGTCGAAATTGCCCACATCTGCCTTGAAGAGCTGGTTGCCGACGGTCACCCCGTGCCCATGCCGTCGTCTGCTCGGGCTTATCACGGTCATGACGACTTCGTAAACATGGGCTGGGGTATGGTCGAGATCGACATTACCCCTTATCTGGGCAAGACCGAGAAGGTCAATGTCACCTTGCCGGGATTCGTCATACAGCGGATCGACCGTTATGTTCGCGACCACAACGTCAAAAGCCGATCTTCGTTCCTGGCGGATGCGGCGCTGGAAAAACTCGGGCGGATTTAA